The following are encoded together in the Azospirillum lipoferum 4B genome:
- a CDS encoding SDR family oxidoreductase, which produces MTDPRLFVFGPGYSARVFADALRADGWRVAATCRSEEKKAELEAQGIEAFLFDRGRPLADAHAALAGTTHLLVSIPPDAKGDPVLDQHARDLADLRTLDWAGYLSTTGVYGDTGGEWVSEAAWLKPTGERQKRRVEAERGWLNLYRQYGVPMHLFRLAGIYGPGRSAIDSVRDGTARRVDKPGQVFCRIHVEDIARTLRASMERPTLGAVYNVADDLPSPSHEVVEYACRLLGVEPPPLIPFDQTEMSPMAASFYADCRRVKNDRIKRQLGVTLAYPDYRAGLEAQLAAGL; this is translated from the coding sequence ATGACCGATCCCCGCCTGTTCGTCTTCGGCCCCGGCTACAGCGCCCGCGTCTTCGCCGACGCGCTGCGCGCCGACGGATGGCGCGTGGCCGCCACCTGCCGCAGCGAGGAGAAGAAGGCGGAGCTGGAGGCTCAGGGCATCGAGGCCTTCCTGTTCGACCGCGGCCGGCCGCTGGCCGATGCGCACGCGGCGCTGGCCGGCACCACCCATCTGCTGGTCAGCATCCCGCCGGATGCCAAGGGCGATCCGGTGCTGGACCAGCATGCCCGCGATCTGGCCGACCTGCGCACGCTGGACTGGGCGGGATATCTGTCCACCACTGGCGTCTATGGCGACACCGGCGGCGAGTGGGTGAGCGAGGCGGCATGGCTGAAGCCGACCGGCGAGCGCCAGAAACGCCGGGTGGAGGCGGAGCGTGGCTGGCTGAACCTGTACCGCCAGTATGGCGTGCCGATGCATCTGTTCCGGCTGGCCGGCATCTATGGCCCCGGCCGCAGCGCCATCGATTCCGTGCGCGACGGCACCGCCAGACGGGTCGACAAACCGGGTCAGGTGTTCTGCCGCATCCATGTCGAGGACATCGCCAGGACGCTGCGCGCCTCGATGGAACGGCCGACGCTGGGCGCCGTCTACAATGTGGCCGACGACCTGCCGAGCCCCTCGCACGAGGTGGTGGAATATGCCTGCCGCCTGCTGGGGGTGGAGCCGCCGCCGCTGATCCCCTTCGACCAGACGGAGATGTCGCCGATGGCCGCCAGCTTCTACGCCGATTGCCGCCGGGTGAAGAACGACCGCATCAAGCGCCAGCTCGGTGTCACGCTGGCCTATCCCGATTACCGCGCGGGTCTGGAGGCGCAGCTGGCCGCCGGGCTGTAA